The sequence below is a genomic window from Nicotiana tomentosiformis chromosome 6, ASM39032v3, whole genome shotgun sequence.
AGATGTGTAAgataattatcacttattatgctaatcCAAACACTAATAAAGgtgttgagaaaatatttataactaattacgaaaatataaactaacctagaaagcgaataaaatgatcaatggctacaagcatggataaaCGAGGAGCCCTGGTCAACCTTTCGGAGAAAGACAGAAGGTCTTAAGAAATGGAGCCCGGGTCAGTTTCCCCTGCCCCCAATACTGGCTGATCAACCCAATTATTCCCTTGCTAGGAATCATTCTGTCAAAGTAACTAAGAACTTCGGATtcgaatctagacaaaataactttataccataaataaaaACTATACGAAACTATTACGAATAATAaggttgcaatctttaaagaaaaataaaaagtcaactcaaaaagtcaaccccgatccCGCatttcggaacccgaccaaacttacaaaatttgAACACACAtttaataacgagtccaaccatactaaaattatccaattccgacctcaaatcgaccttcaaaacTCAACATACAGCTTATGAGATTTTCACAAAGTTCTCCAAtatttccaactcaaaacactaattaaatgttaaaaataatgataaattcatgtataatagtcaaatccgagttaaaattaCTTACTccgatcaactccttgaaaacatctctcaaaatcacccaaaaccAAGGTCTCTAACTCAAACGATGAAGAATgggaacaaaccctcgatatgTCCCTTTTCGGCCCAGcaattccacttctgcggacctaCAGTCGCTtatgcggctctgcacctgcggaaaatccatcgcaagtGCGGCTTTCACTTAAGCCCAGAcaaatccgcttctgtggacaCAAACGCGCATATGCGCTTCCTCTCCTGCGGATAAATGAGCGCTTCTGCGACCCCAAGCCATACTGGCCCTATCCGCATTTGCGACCAGTTCCTCCGCACCTGCAGGCTGGCAGATGCGGAAATCTCCTCGCATATGTGGTCACAACCAAGCCCCCTAGAACTTCGCTTTTGCGATCCCTCCAACCGCACTAGCATGTCCGCACATGCGGCCAagtccatcgcaggtgcgatgacaccaaaaCTTCAGCAACCTTCAGCAGTCAACTAAATACAAAAATGAACCAGCAATTCAATTCACACTCGGGGCCTTCGGGACCCggtccaaacataccatcaagttctgaaacacataacgaacctactcgagggctaaaatcacatcaaacaacatctattctgcgaatcgcaacccaattcaagcctattgaaaccatgaacatccaacttccaaaactaatgttgattcgtatcaaaccaactccgaacaacctcaaattttgcacacacatcataattaacacaacggacctatttcaaATTTCGGAACCGAAATctggacccgatatcaataaagtcaactcccgatcaaacttctcaatcttccaaaccttcaactttccaactttcgccaattcaagccaaaacgacttacggatctccaaatcaatatccgaatacgcttctaagtcaaaaatcaccatacgaaactatcagaaccgtcaaaactctttttccggagtcgtctacataaaagtcaaactccggtcaactttttcaacttaaacttccaactttgggacctagtgttccaattcatccgaaacctcacccgaaaccaaaccaaccaccccggtaaGTTACagtataacatagaggaggctaTAAATTGGGaaacggggctaaaatactcaaaacgaccggtaggGTCGTTACAATTATATGCTTTAGTGTCAATTAGTTATTCTTCCAAATAATCGCAAGAGCTTTTTGAATTGTTAATTGAGctagaaaatagaaaaatattcaTGAGAAGTTTATTAAAACCATCAATGTTTCATAGCAAATGTTCATAGAGTTTTCAGTCTGTTTATTTCTCAGAACGAGAGTCTATTTGAAGGAGTAATCTTAACTTTGAAAATAATCTGATTAACTAGTGAATTCGTGCGAATTAATAGTATTTTAGAAGTAAACTAAGAGCAAGAAATTGATCCTAAGATAATAAGCTTACACATGTCTCGTCAATTGCCCCTATTTACCTCattgataattattttttttcctcAGCTCTCAGTTTTCCTGCGATCAATTTTACTTGTTTACAGTTTCTGTCTGTTTTGGTTTATAACCACTTCAATCTCAAGTGTTATTCATCTCGAATAGTGTTCATTCGAAAATTGTAATATTATTTAACATCCCTCTGAATACGATATCTctttatactatatttgactagcgctCATTCAATTTGTACTCTTGTTTTGCGTTCGTCAAAAGGTATATATTTGACTTGGATATATATGAGCTTCACCCAACCCCTTCACCTCCATCTACCCCGAAATTGAATGAAATAGTGGCTGCACCTTCTCACATATGTGTCTCTACTCTCTTTGAGTTATTCATATCAGTATATCTCCAATATTACACAAGTTCTCTCCTTGTTCTGTATTGTCTTTTAAGCATGTCAAGATGAAATTAACAATAAGTTTATTATCTCATTATGCATGATGAGATAAATGCAAAAATGACACAATTCATTCTTTCTGAtgttactttttttttctttttgtctttcttttctaaATGAAATCTCTTTTGCCTTTATTTTCCTTTGTCTATGAAGCCTTTTTTGCTTAGTTAACTATATTTAGATCAATAGCTTTTGTATAAATGACAGTCCACCTGCTTTCCTTCACCGCGTTTCAAGTATTTTCGTACTTTGgtatgtcgtaccctatgttttaGAAAGTGGTCGTTTTGAGAAATTTATAAGACCAGCTCCCTATCAGTTTAAATATATTCGCATTTCAGAGTTTTTACCTTCTCTTAAATGTCGTTTTCAAAGTTCAACGCTTCTACGTGTTGTACTGGCCTTTTTAAATTTTACAATTGTATTCTATACTTTTGCTACCCTCGAGATTTTCATAATTCAGATTTAAATACATCTGTAAATGTTTTTATAAATAATATATTGACTTAAAAAGGCATGTGGATGGAGGAAACTATGAGATGTATGAAAACTGATTGTAAAATACTTGGAGTGATAACTCTCATTAATATTACTTGCAACCATCGGTCTGTACACatatgagtaaaaaaaaaaaaaccaaatagAGAGGCTGAGAGAGCCTCAAACTGCTAGAGTATAGTCACAGTAACAAATTCACCACACAAGTGAATATAATCAATAAAAGGAGAAGGTCATTGGTTAAATGTATTAGTTTTGAAGGAGAATGAGAATTCTTCTAaccagaaagaatagaagaatacGGTATTCTTGTTAAAGAAAAGTCGTCATCTAAATCAAAGGATGGTTTCTCTGTGGTGGCATGGCGCTTTGTGGATAAATTAAAGGATCTCCGAATGGGTTGGAAGATCCCGTGTACCACGTTTGTTGAGAATATTGGTGTTGATATTGTACCATCATCATATTTTGTTGTGGCCGTTGCTGCTGTAGCATCATGTGCTGTTGTTGCATCATCTGCTGCTGTTGCATcatttgttgttgttgctgctgagaCACTATCATTTGTACGTTTGTTGGAGGGGCTATCTGGTTTGACATTGCAAAGGGGTCATCGTGATTGATTGAACTCTGTCCAGGCATTTCATACCCATACCCTGTGCTGTAGCCTGCCTGTTGCAGCTGTATTTGCCTCCTCGatgcattgtcttcatataaaCTGTCGAGTAGTAGCTTGTCGAATCCTCCAGCCTGAAGAAGACCATGAAATCAATGCATACTTCTGGGTGTGTATCTGAATTGCCTTTAGATTTCTTAACAAATTACTGAGTTCAAATTGACTCAAAATGTGAAGTGATAACCATAGTGCATATTAAAGAATATAATCATGTATTTAAACATGAAAAAAAGAGGACATACCAATTTTTTATCTGGTGCAATTTGGCTTCTATTGTTACTTGGTGCTGTAAGAAGAGCCAATTCCCAACCTGATGTTTTTCCAGTTTCACTCGCTTGATAATTAGCTGACGGATTTTCTTTGCCTGTATAATATTTTAAATACATCAACTCAATATTACCATGACACTCTCAGAATATATCTTTAATAATGAGCCAAACTGCAATTAAATAGAATCATCCTCGCTCTTTGCTGTAGAGAAGTTGCATGTATTACCAGGCGGTATGATTGCAAGAGCCAATGCATTGCTTTCCTCTAGTTCTGCAACTCTTGGATCCAGTTGATTCAAACCCTGTCCACAAATTGCATAAAGCTCAAATTTCTAAGAACGACAATGTTCCTACACACGGCCAGGGGGACGCGGTCCCTCCATGAACCTAGAAAGAGTAATGTACGTTTACCAGCAAATCAGCAGGCTCTTCTCTTGATATCAATGGTGGGGTTTCTTCTTCTTTCACAGGTAGTGTTTCGTTTTGTGCTTCAACCTGtgttactttattatttttagcttCTTCAACTTGTTTTTCACTTACTTCAGGGAAAGGCTCTTCATGCTTTTCAGGTTTCTTCTTGGTTTCTTGATACTCCTACAGGTAACAATTGCAAACTCCATTCAAGACACTAATTAATACATACATTACAAGAAGCTAAATTTCACCTATATGTGACCAACTTGTTGAAGCCATCAAATTTGCAGGAGTAAAATGATACATGACCAGAACCAGAAGACAAAGGAAACTGTGAATAGATAATTGTGATGTTTTCAATTGAAAAATATCTTGCTTTCACCGATAAATATTTTAGCCTTTGTTTCACTTTTCTTTCTTCTATTTATTTCCCTCTTGAAACCTTCCCAACAGAGTTGTCCTGATTCTTGTCATCTTTACTTGTCAGAGCTTCCTCTTCAAATTACTTGACCACTTTGATCCATTTAAGAAGTTGGACGACATACTAATCTAAGCGTTGTGAAATTTTTATTAGGTTTGTGATTCCGATTCAGGGAAAACTTTAACCAAAAGACTAACAAGGATATTTATAGCTCAAACAATAAATCCAAAATCTTTTTCATGTTCTCACCAGCCTATTATTTGGCATGGAGCCCGTTTGAGGTGCTTCTCTAATGTATTCCTCCATCGTTGCCAGAAATGAAGTAGGAGGCTGCAGATTAAAAGAATGAGGAGAGTTCAAAAGAACTTAATCCATGACAAATGTGCAATATCCAAAGGATTGAGGAAGAGACCTGTTTCAATGTGGGAAATTGAAAGGTTCGAGCTATATCCAAGCCTCTGCAGAAGTCATAAAAATGAGCT
It includes:
- the LOC104091797 gene encoding putative clathrin assembly protein At5g57200, with amino-acid sequence MERFRKAYDKLKDSTKVGLAKVKSEFKDLDIAIVKATNHVESPPKERHIAKIAVATSITCPRADVAYCIHALNRRLSKTRNWIVVIKTLIVIHRVLREGDPSFREELLRYSQRGHIFQLSNFKDDSSPLAWDCSAWVRTYALFLEERLECFRTLKYDIEAERLTKTSAGTDKVHCRTRLLNGEELLEQLPALQQLLYRLTGCQPEGGACYNFLIQYALALVLKESFKIYCAINDGIINLVDFFFEMSKHDAIKALDIYKRAGQQAENLAHFYDFCRGLDIARTFQFPTLKQPPTSFLATMEEYIREAPQTGSMPNNRLEYQETKKKPEKHEEPFPEVSEKQVEEAKNNKVTQVEAQNETLPVKEEETPPLISREEPADLLGLNQLDPRVAELEESNALALAIIPPGKENPSANYQASETGKTSGWELALLTAPSNNRSQIAPDKKLAGGFDKLLLDSLYEDNASRRQIQLQQAGYSTGYGYEMPGQSSINHDDPFAMSNQIAPPTNVQMIVSQQQQQQMMQQQQMMQQQHMMLQQQRPQQNMMMVQYQHQYSQQTWYTGSSNPFGDPLIYPQSAMPPQRNHPLI